Proteins from one Pleuronectes platessa chromosome 16, fPlePla1.1, whole genome shotgun sequence genomic window:
- the mfsd11 gene encoding UNC93-like protein MFSD11 encodes MNPEGKKLLNIIILGFGFMFMFTAFQTCGNIEQTVLKSFNSTEFHGSGYTSMAIIYGVFSASNLIAPSVVTLIGPQLSMFFSGLLYSGYIAMFIYPYTWSFYTASVLVGVGAAVLWTAQGNVLTINSTDNNIGRNSGIFWALLQCSLFFGNLYIYFAWHGHVHITDKDRQTVFISLTVISLVGCFLFFLIRRPDPESSPSEVTESLLQAESTESSTDTSPHSGLCSQALDAFVQACKIFVTKEMLLLSFSIGYTGLELTFYSGVYGTCIGAMTRFGKDAKSLIGISGIFIGIGEILGGGVFGMLNKRNRFGRNPVVLLGLVTHFVAFYLIFLNIASDAPLAPEEGTDLQAYISPSVAVAMLCSFLLGLGDSCFNTQLLSIIGVMFRDNSAPAFAVFKFIQSIMAALAFFYSNYLLLHWQLLILVLSGFLGSISFFVAEGWAESSRRESDYDSI; translated from the exons ATGAATCCAGAGGGGAAGAAGCTCCTGAACATCATCATCCTGGGCTTCGgcttcatgttcatgttcactGCTTTTCAAACATGTGGAAACATAGAG CAAACGGTTCTAAAGAGCTTCAACAGCACCGAGTTCCACGGGAGCGGCTACACGAG CATGGCCATCATCTATGGAGTTTTCTCTGCGTCCAACCTCATCGCTCCGTCAGTGGTGACCCTCATTGGACCCCAGCTCTCCATGTTCTTCAGTGGGCTTCTCTACAG CGGCTACATCGCTATGTTCATCTACCCGTACACGTGGAGCTTCTACACAGCGTCTGTGCTGGTTGGAGTAGGAGCAGCAG TGCTCTGGACGGCGCAGGGAAACGTGCTCACCATCAACTCCACTGACAACAACATCGGGAGAAACAGCGGCATATTCTGGGCTCTGCTGCAGTGCAG CTTGTTCTTTGGAAACCTCTACATCTACTTTGCCTGGCATGGACACGTCCACATCACAG ACAAAGACCGGCAGACGGTCTTCATCTCTCTGACCGTGATCAGCCTGGTcggctgcttcctcttcttcctgatCCGGAGGCCCGACCCCGAGTCGTCTCCCTCCGAGGTGACGGAGTCGCTGCTGCAGGCCGAGTCCACAGAGAGCTCCACGGACAC CTCACCTCACTCAGGCCTCTGCTCACAGGCGCTGGATGCTTTCG TTCAAGCGTGTAAGATCTTTGTCACCAaagagatgctgctgctgagcttctCCATCGGATACACAG GCTTGGAGCTCACTTTTTACAGCGGGGTGTACGGGACGTGTATCGGCGCCATGACGAGGTTCGGCAAAGATGCAAAGAGTCTGATTGGCATCTCTGGGATTTTCATCGGCATAGGCGAGATCTTGG GAGGGGGCGTGTTTGGGATGCTGAACAAGAGGAACCGGTTTGGGAGGAACCCGGTGGTGCTGCTGGGACTCGTCACTCACTTTGTGGCTTTTTACCTGATCTTCCTGAACATTGCCAGCGACGCTCCGCTGGCCCCGGAGGAGGGAACCGACCTGCAGGCCTACATCAGCCCGAG cgtTGCGGTGGCGAtgctctgcagcttcctgttgGGTTTGGGCGACAGCTGCTTCAACACGCAGCTGCTCAGCATCATCGGCGTCATGTTCCGGGACAACAGTGCTCCGGCCTTCGCCGTCTTCAAGTTCATCCAG TCCATCATGGCCGCTCTAGCCTTCTTCTACAGTAACTacctgctgctgcactggcAGCTGCTCATCCTGGTCCTGTCGGGTTTCCTGGGCTCGATATCGTTCTTCGTGGCCGAGGGGTGGGCCGAGTCCAGCCGGCGGGAATCGGACTACGACAGCATCTGA